From the genome of Glycine soja cultivar W05 chromosome 14, ASM419377v2, whole genome shotgun sequence:
CCACCAATGAACTTTAAAGGTGggaaataaaactaaaagaaataaacGTAATACTTGATTACTTTTCTCAAGACCAATTaatctctttcaaaaaaattaagccATTGTTTCTCTTATTTCTATAGACATAGCACGAACAAGCTGCTTATTGTCCTCCCTATAACATTCCTTCATTCTCTTGCTTTTAGGATGAAGCAACTTGAACCAAAATCCACTTTTGTTGGCACTCTTATCATGACCATGATGATCAACACCACCACCTTCACAATCTCTTCTTCTTGGAACAATATCCAATGGCCTACACCTACCCTTTATGATTCCATTGTTACCACTCAGCAGGAAAATCGAGACCGCAGAAGAACTACTCTTCCCCTCGGTAGTAGTGAAACAGAAACATTGCATTGGAGAAGCACATGAAGAAGAGGCTGAAGCTGAGGAGTAACaagatgatgatgacaaagaagAAGAACTAGAAGAACAAATAGATGAGATTCTTCTATGTGagtcagaagaagaagaagatagtTGAGAAAgcttttcccttaaacaaagAGAACACACACCGGGTGATTGGTGGTGTTTGGGGTGCTTCTTGCAATAGCCATTGTGCTTGACCCGGCCAATAACACAATATgtgtacttttttttctttgagaaaTGTCTTCGTAGGGTTTCCATTTTGCATTATTTTGCAAATGTTGGTGTAATTGGCTGGTTCAATATATAGAGGAGGCAAAGAGAAAAACGAAGTTGGCATGGGGTGTGTCATGTATGTGTGTGTTCCCACTAATTTTTCCGTGATGGTTCATGGGTGTTTCCTTGTGTTCTTCTCAAAATGATCTTTTTGacgttttattatttttaattaattgagaattttttGGGGGGTTACGTGGACGGTTGTGATGGAGGCAAGTGGGGCCCACTGGTGGAGTCGGTGGTTGATCATGCTTGGGAGGGTCGCAATCTCAAAGTactgtgtgaaaaaaaaaaggccaaTGCTTTCTGTGGGGCGGCgtggaaaaatattttggaaatttaaaaaagtattgGCTAAGACAAATCAGACCAACCAAGGTTTGAAGCGGTGCCGTTTTGTACACGTATTGAATAACTACTAAGGAAAACTAGGTACTTGGGTTATATGTACGTTAACTTCTATACCAAGTCATTCGGGTGGAGTActatatataaaactaaaaataataagtgaggtttaataaaaatagtGTGTTATAGtagtatgttattattattcttcaaataataatagaataaataatagtatgtaaagatttttttatgttaacatataGTTACAAatagtcataaataataaatttattgatttttataataattattttaaaattgatcaaGGATATACTTTAGTTACTTAATAGGATAAATTTTTTGTGAGGATAATACAAGAATGCTAAACTCGATAATGTTgacattctttcattttttttattactccttttttattaCGTACACAGATAATTTATGCAAGCaacataatttcttttataaaaagaaaatatgcgCTCAAGTCTCAACATATATATACACCTAATCAATCTAACGTCAACACGAAAAGatgttaatataatttcttaGTAAGACTCAACTTTACACGAGATATGATTTAGTCTAGAAATCAGTTTTATTTGAGATTTATGCatgtaaaaaaagtataaaagtaaaaaaataacgcGAGAGAATTAATTTCTTCATGTAATTCTCTAACATAAACTAGGGATCGATGTAGACTTGTGAGTATTCTTTGGTACTTCAATTTATAGAAGGGACACAAAAGAACCAGGGAAGGaagtatatatattgttttggtgggataaaaaaaaaaaacaagaatagaTCGAAGAGTTTATAGtgtcacatatttatattaaattacacGTAGATCAATATAATGGGTACCTTTGATAGATAGTCTTACTATTATAAGATAAGAACCATCTttcatttatatgttttattttgattttttgacACAATCCAACTCGTATTAGACCTAGGTTTTTGATCGATCACAGAAACCACaaaatttcttaatatttgTGTAAAAAATTCTTATTGAAGATGCCCTTAATATCTCTTAACTAATTCCTTAATCATGATGTTAAGCTATTTTTGCCGCGTGAGTGTGAGCTCGATCTAGGCAGCAAATGCAAAATgtcagaaaaaaggaaaaacgcGAAGTGCGTTGGTGGAGACAACTGTATGTGGCATACGAATCTGGGACAATGGCATTAAAGAGTACCGATTTTCCGTATACGAGGGCCATGCCAAAATCCCATTCCCCACTCCTCATTGTCTTTTGCCACTGCCGCAAagtcagtttattttttttgaaaaaaaaaagtaaattatattaaacccaaaatgatacaataataaacaGGGCATATCCCGtagttaaagaaaatcaaaagtccccctaatacaagaagacttatatcaagatgctaaaataaatatgcgcttgtctatacataaaAAAGGAAGTCAGTTTATTACTTGTTAGTTTATGCGTCTAAGATTGGCTGTGCACTGTTTGATCTttctttaagtatttttttttcttttatagaaaaaaagaacttaaagaAAGTTGCAATCTTTACAGAGACGTACTAAGTTAAGCTGGAAGGGTAAgagtttatacttttttttaaattttgttattataatatgTAGTCACAGACAGGACTAGGTCCAGGCCCACCTGCGTGATTTACGTACAATGTGATCAacatatatttatctttatgtcTTTTGTGCGAAGATGAAAAGTAACAAATGATATATTAATTAGTAGTGTGACTAGTATATCAAATTTGTATGCATAAGAtggaaaaggagaaagaaatgtatatacataaaattaaagtttatataAACATGCCTATATTTATCGTTTTACATTTATCAATcacttcaataaataattttattaaatatttatataattcattATTCATTAAGTTA
Proteins encoded in this window:
- the LOC114384452 gene encoding uncharacterized protein LOC114384452; the encoded protein is METLRRHFSKKKKYTYCVIGRVKHNGYCKKHPKHHQSPGVCSLCLREKLSQLSSSSSDSHRRISSICSSSSSSLSSSSCYSSASASSSCASPMQCFCFTTTEGKSSSSAVSIFLLSGNNGIIKGRCRPLDIVPRRRDCEGGGVDHHGHDKSANKSGFWFKLLHPKSKRMKECYREDNKQLVRAMSIEIRETMA